A single region of the Gephyromycinifex aptenodytis genome encodes:
- a CDS encoding SGNH/GDSL hydrolase family protein: MQQLVGKIRRRAIGLVTGLGSGVLLAACGAAGPEMVPADLPEEAPKVLFIHHSTGKRIWQGGLPEWIEQHNKDTGANYHLVERSYPDKPYPWSNDPHDYWQLWVQHSGQDAFRKQPTLEQIAPAYDLVVWKHCYIGSEMEPLKGEPDVSSKNKSVENYKLQYEALKAKMREFPDTKFLVWTLPPHVAANTSPEQAARADEFAEWVRTSWDEPGDNIFVWDFRAIAAENGVLAPRYASGEKDSHPNDELSKKAAPMLGQRIVDVLGGHGDTSPLTGTAVNP, encoded by the coding sequence ATGCAGCAGCTGGTGGGGAAGATAAGGCGACGAGCGATCGGGCTCGTCACCGGGCTCGGATCCGGGGTACTGCTGGCGGCCTGCGGCGCCGCCGGCCCCGAGATGGTGCCGGCGGATCTACCGGAAGAGGCGCCGAAGGTTCTGTTCATCCACCACAGCACCGGAAAACGGATTTGGCAGGGTGGGCTGCCGGAGTGGATCGAACAGCACAACAAAGACACTGGGGCGAATTACCACCTGGTGGAACGTTCTTACCCCGACAAGCCGTACCCCTGGAGTAATGACCCGCACGACTACTGGCAGTTGTGGGTGCAGCATTCCGGCCAGGATGCCTTCCGTAAGCAGCCCACGCTTGAACAGATAGCCCCCGCCTACGACCTCGTCGTGTGGAAGCACTGCTACATCGGCTCTGAGATGGAACCGCTCAAGGGCGAACCCGACGTTTCCTCCAAGAACAAGTCTGTGGAGAACTACAAGCTCCAGTACGAGGCGCTCAAGGCCAAGATGCGCGAGTTCCCCGACACGAAGTTCCTGGTGTGGACGCTGCCGCCGCACGTCGCCGCGAACACCTCGCCGGAGCAGGCCGCTCGCGCCGACGAGTTCGCCGAATGGGTCAGGACCTCCTGGGATGAACCCGGGGACAATATCTTCGTCTGGGACTTCCGAGCGATAGCAGCGGAGAACGGCGTCCTGGCGCCCCGCTACGCCAGCGGCGAGAAAGACTCTCACCCCAACGACGAGCTGTCCAAGAAGGCGGCTCCGATGCTGGGCCAGCGCATCGTGGACGTACTCGGCGGCCACGGCGACACATCCCCGCTCACCGGCACCGCGGTCAACCCCTGA
- a CDS encoding acyltransferase — protein sequence MAPSLRGVRRRGLTQLAVQRIRLEAKLSGLGIETEIDPRADISSRVILHFWGEPGSTIALKIGPNVRIEDGAVLRLKGGCSVELGEGSVVRTGAVLNVSGRLELKGHNLVSWGTVIHSAERVVIGEYTGMSEGVTVVDSTHYRTAPGDDGYLNAIATPVTVGSRTWLASKSVVLPGVTIGDEVTLAALSTAGRDIPAGALAAGSPARVLRERYDGPSPAERQNATAVAPDSLS from the coding sequence ATGGCGCCGTCATTACGGGGGGTCCGCCGCCGCGGACTCACACAGCTTGCTGTTCAGCGGATTCGGTTGGAGGCGAAGCTATCGGGGCTGGGGATTGAGACCGAGATCGACCCGCGGGCAGACATCTCGTCGCGGGTGATCCTGCATTTCTGGGGTGAGCCCGGATCCACAATTGCGCTCAAGATCGGCCCGAACGTGCGCATCGAGGACGGGGCTGTCCTGCGCCTGAAGGGCGGGTGCTCGGTCGAGTTGGGCGAGGGCTCGGTGGTGCGCACGGGCGCCGTGCTGAACGTCAGCGGCCGGCTCGAACTCAAGGGGCACAACCTTGTGTCGTGGGGCACCGTCATCCACTCCGCCGAGCGGGTAGTCATCGGGGAGTACACCGGCATGAGTGAGGGTGTCACGGTCGTGGATAGCACCCACTACCGCACGGCTCCGGGTGATGACGGCTATCTGAACGCGATCGCTACGCCGGTCACGGTCGGTAGCCGCACCTGGTTGGCCTCCAAATCGGTGGTTCTGCCGGGCGTCACCATCGGCGACGAGGTCACCCTGGCGGCCCTGAGCACGGCTGGGCGCGACATCCCGGCTGGTGCCCTCGCCGCAGGTTCCCCGGCGCGGGTGCTCCGTGAGCGCTACGACGGGCCATCTCCGGCCGAACGGCAAAACGCCACCGCGGTAGCGCCGGACTCGCTCAGCTAG
- a CDS encoding glycosyltransferase family 2 protein, with amino-acid sequence MPNELPHVAITMCTFRRPEGLARAVAPILEQVAECDRAAVRLIIIDNDPDASAQQVVAELQAQGAELTYVHEPRPGIAAARNAGLQAAAAEDAVVFIDDDEVPAPQWLQRLIDAWLSAGCDGVTGPVEYEFSSPPDRWVRASRVFDRLSHPTGTQMPEAATNNLLLSTEILRRTGLRFDDRFGLTGGSDSALTRALVAAGADLRWCDEAVVRELVPASRAEAGWVARRTRRTTNAGTRLQILTAASGARRLRTRAEHAGRGAWRIVRGSIAGLRATHSADADLAGAAAVDVARGKGALTAALGLHDVEYRRGR; translated from the coding sequence ATGCCCAACGAGTTGCCACATGTCGCCATCACTATGTGTACCTTCCGACGCCCGGAGGGGTTGGCCCGCGCCGTCGCCCCGATCCTGGAACAGGTCGCCGAGTGTGACCGCGCCGCCGTCCGGTTGATCATCATCGACAACGATCCCGACGCCAGCGCGCAACAGGTGGTCGCCGAACTCCAGGCCCAGGGCGCCGAGCTGACCTATGTACATGAACCCCGCCCCGGCATCGCAGCTGCCCGCAACGCCGGGCTGCAGGCCGCCGCCGCCGAAGACGCGGTGGTTTTCATCGACGACGACGAGGTCCCGGCCCCGCAGTGGCTGCAACGCCTCATCGACGCCTGGCTCAGCGCAGGTTGCGACGGCGTGACGGGCCCGGTGGAGTACGAATTCTCCTCCCCGCCGGATCGCTGGGTGCGCGCCTCGCGGGTCTTCGACCGGCTCAGCCACCCGACGGGGACCCAGATGCCGGAGGCTGCAACCAACAACCTCCTGCTGAGCACGGAGATTCTGCGCCGCACCGGGCTACGGTTCGATGACCGGTTCGGTCTCACCGGGGGCAGTGACTCAGCGTTGACGCGTGCGCTGGTGGCAGCGGGCGCCGATCTGCGTTGGTGCGACGAGGCTGTGGTGCGCGAGCTCGTGCCTGCTTCCCGGGCGGAGGCAGGGTGGGTGGCACGCCGAACCCGCAGGACGACCAATGCGGGCACCCGGTTGCAGATCCTGACCGCCGCGAGTGGAGCGCGCCGACTCCGGACTCGAGCCGAGCACGCCGGACGCGGAGCGTGGCGGATCGTGCGGGGCAGTATTGCGGGCCTGCGGGCAACCCATTCGGCCGACGCAGACCTCGCCGGAGCAGCAGCGGTAGATGTGGCTCGCGGCAAGGGAGCGCTGACCGCGGCACTGGGCCTACACGACGTCGAATATCGCCGCGGGCGATGA
- a CDS encoding serine acetyltransferase: MKKAIRSVGRRPAELTNIDEAELKNAMKRAWRGISYVRLTPLLTLLCRSPRRRMVEADLERWIRVRNLKLDKQQALRFLLATVPEFRSLVYWRMGLTGRLVEPLFPGVRSLHLYMDPAKVGPGFYIQHGDASYIGCERIGRNAWVNQGVTLGFTNDDGCPTLGDNVTISAGAKVLGRVTIGDGVRVGANAVVLRDVPAGSLVAPPTARVIKP, translated from the coding sequence GTGAAAAAGGCAATCCGATCAGTGGGACGGCGCCCGGCCGAACTGACCAATATTGATGAGGCAGAACTGAAGAACGCCATGAAGCGGGCCTGGCGGGGGATTTCTTATGTGCGCCTGACTCCGTTGCTGACTCTGCTGTGCCGCAGCCCCAGGCGCCGCATGGTCGAAGCTGACCTTGAGCGATGGATCCGCGTCCGCAACTTGAAGCTGGACAAGCAGCAGGCCTTGCGTTTTCTGCTGGCCACCGTCCCGGAGTTCCGTTCTTTGGTCTATTGGCGGATGGGGCTCACCGGCCGCCTCGTGGAGCCCCTCTTCCCCGGAGTACGCAGCCTTCACCTGTACATGGACCCGGCCAAGGTGGGTCCGGGTTTCTACATCCAACACGGGGACGCCAGCTATATCGGCTGCGAAAGGATCGGCAGGAATGCCTGGGTCAACCAGGGAGTGACCTTGGGTTTCACCAACGATGACGGCTGCCCGACCCTCGGCGACAACGTGACGATCAGCGCGGGCGCGAAGGTGCTCGGACGCGTCACCATCGGTGACGGGGTCCGCGTCGGCGCCAACGCTGTGGTGCTGCGGGACGTACCCGCAGGCTCGTTGGTGGCCCCGCCTACCGCGAGAGTCATCAAGCCGTAA
- a CDS encoding lipopolysaccharide biosynthesis protein — protein sequence MASLGAVAARGARVVMSAQMARLAIQLGSLVVMSRLLTPQQVGLVAMVTAVINVADLIRDFGLSSGAIQAKTLSRGERDNLFWVNLSLGLACTLVAAAIAPLLALLYSEPKVTLVTWVLSVSFLISGATTQYRAGLTRAMRFRQIAAIDVGSQIVATATGITMALNGFGYWAIVAQQLTMVSCALIGNVALSAWVPRLPRRDVETKKFFRFGGPILGTNLLGYALNNIDNIGLGAVAGPASVGLYSRAYQLLMVPLGVLNGPMSGVAFPVLAKVQDDEERFVRFVRRFHLISAYLFGLGFGVMAGLALPIVDILLGDKWNAAAPIVAVLALGGIFKALTMVFYQVYVARGATGELFKLYLRTRPIMLLLILAGLPWGPLGVAWGHLVAAIWFWAYSLRRVAKLTALPIGEVTSESVRAVLLLSLPVALSAHFVTTLITNPWLQLLAGSGAVVAWCLVVLFIRPIRHDLQDVWSAVKPAFVR from the coding sequence ATGGCCAGTCTTGGCGCTGTAGCAGCTCGTGGTGCTCGGGTTGTCATGTCCGCGCAGATGGCCCGATTGGCCATTCAGCTCGGATCTTTGGTCGTGATGTCGCGACTATTGACACCCCAGCAGGTGGGCCTTGTGGCGATGGTCACAGCCGTCATCAACGTGGCGGATCTCATTCGCGATTTCGGGCTCTCCTCTGGCGCGATTCAGGCGAAGACGCTCAGTCGGGGCGAACGCGACAATCTCTTCTGGGTGAACCTGAGCCTGGGGCTGGCGTGCACGCTGGTGGCTGCGGCCATCGCGCCGTTGCTCGCCCTGCTCTACTCCGAGCCGAAGGTCACACTGGTGACTTGGGTGCTCTCGGTGTCGTTCCTCATCTCGGGGGCGACGACCCAATATCGGGCTGGACTGACTCGCGCGATGCGTTTTCGTCAGATCGCCGCTATCGACGTGGGCTCCCAGATCGTCGCGACGGCAACCGGAATCACGATGGCGCTCAACGGATTTGGCTACTGGGCGATCGTGGCGCAGCAACTCACCATGGTGTCTTGCGCGCTGATCGGGAACGTGGCGCTGAGTGCTTGGGTGCCCCGACTTCCGAGACGAGATGTCGAGACGAAGAAGTTCTTCCGCTTCGGTGGCCCCATTCTGGGAACGAACCTGCTCGGGTATGCACTCAACAACATCGACAACATCGGGCTAGGTGCCGTGGCTGGTCCGGCATCCGTCGGTCTGTACAGCCGCGCTTATCAGTTGCTCATGGTGCCCCTCGGTGTCCTGAATGGCCCGATGAGTGGCGTTGCTTTCCCGGTGTTGGCCAAAGTGCAGGACGACGAGGAGCGCTTCGTGCGCTTCGTGCGCCGTTTTCACCTCATTAGTGCGTATCTCTTCGGCCTGGGATTCGGTGTCATGGCTGGCCTTGCTCTGCCAATCGTCGACATCCTGCTGGGAGACAAGTGGAATGCAGCGGCGCCTATCGTTGCCGTGCTGGCGCTCGGTGGCATCTTCAAGGCCCTGACCATGGTCTTTTATCAGGTCTATGTTGCGCGTGGCGCTACCGGCGAACTATTCAAGCTTTACTTGCGCACTCGCCCAATAATGTTGCTGCTCATCCTTGCCGGACTTCCATGGGGTCCGCTGGGAGTTGCCTGGGGCCACCTTGTGGCCGCCATATGGTTCTGGGCTTATTCGTTGCGGCGCGTAGCGAAGCTAACTGCGTTGCCGATCGGTGAGGTGACGTCGGAGTCTGTGCGCGCAGTCCTTCTGCTCTCGCTGCCGGTGGCCTTGTCTGCGCACTTCGTCACCACGCTGATCACAAACCCCTGGTTGCAGCTGCTGGCTGGCTCGGGAGCTGTCGTTGCGTGGTGCCTCGTCGTACTCTTCATCCGCCCCATCCGGCACGACCTGCAGGATGTGTGGTCAGCGGTCAAGCCTGCCTTCGTCCGCTGA
- a CDS encoding SGNH/GDSL hydrolase family protein: MKRRQYRCGAALLTVTLACGLLTSPAVSTPAIAETPAAPAAPSPRGRWLAIGDSISSGFGIPYLSPVKTPWGQNCRRADGVDVEIPADTPALAWPVVAFRQLRKQGAVADLSFTACSGSITDDWLRQTAEAYTRAGVELPSLVGATSTPDPERVSAEIAAAGKRGQRWDLVSFSFGANNINLGKVTETCLNVDRSDTPMTWTSPRWGRCREEVAALDPQIAALTGGPEAGELAQGSVPLWRSPAQGASVIAQLAGITEPGGTILVHGYPQLFADPQHVVTAQGTASAELVAEVGNCDGMAFEDIVQIRSAITELNTRTKAAVKQASSVLRSRNVRVVFIDPNDVFEPEDGLQHGLCSKQSWVNGPFSPGALHPNGEGHQAMGEEVARALTP, from the coding sequence GTGAAACGCCGTCAGTACCGCTGTGGTGCAGCCCTGCTCACCGTGACGCTGGCCTGTGGGTTGCTCACCTCCCCCGCAGTCAGCACCCCGGCCATCGCCGAGACGCCTGCCGCACCGGCTGCCCCCAGTCCGCGCGGCCGGTGGTTGGCGATCGGGGACAGCATCAGCTCCGGCTTCGGTATCCCCTACCTCTCACCGGTGAAGACCCCATGGGGGCAGAACTGCCGGCGGGCCGACGGGGTCGACGTCGAGATCCCGGCCGACACTCCTGCCCTCGCCTGGCCGGTGGTCGCGTTCCGCCAACTGCGCAAGCAGGGCGCGGTGGCCGATCTGAGCTTCACTGCATGCTCAGGATCGATCACCGACGATTGGCTGCGCCAGACGGCGGAGGCTTACACCCGTGCAGGTGTGGAGTTGCCCTCCCTGGTCGGGGCCACCTCGACACCCGACCCGGAACGTGTCAGCGCCGAAATCGCCGCTGCTGGCAAGCGCGGGCAGCGCTGGGATCTGGTGTCCTTCTCCTTCGGTGCCAACAACATCAATCTCGGCAAAGTCACCGAGACGTGCCTGAACGTGGACCGCTCCGACACCCCGATGACCTGGACCTCCCCGCGGTGGGGCCGGTGCCGAGAAGAGGTCGCGGCGCTCGACCCCCAAATCGCCGCCCTGACCGGTGGCCCTGAGGCTGGCGAGTTGGCCCAAGGATCCGTGCCGCTGTGGCGCTCACCGGCGCAAGGCGCGTCTGTGATCGCCCAGCTCGCCGGGATCACCGAGCCTGGCGGCACCATCTTGGTGCACGGCTACCCCCAGCTCTTCGCCGATCCGCAGCATGTGGTGACCGCCCAGGGCACGGCCTCTGCCGAGCTGGTAGCTGAAGTGGGCAACTGCGACGGGATGGCTTTCGAAGACATAGTGCAGATCCGCTCGGCCATCACCGAACTCAACACCCGCACCAAGGCTGCCGTGAAGCAGGCTTCTTCGGTGCTGCGCAGCCGCAACGTCCGCGTGGTGTTCATCGACCCCAACGACGTCTTCGAACCCGAGGACGGCCTCCAGCATGGGCTGTGCTCCAAGCAGTCCTGGGTCAACGGCCCGTTCAGCCCCGGCGCGCTGCACCCCAACGGCGAAGGCCATCAGGCGATGGGCGAAGAGGTAGCGCGCGCACTGACGCCCTAG
- a CDS encoding heparin lyase I family protein, which produces MSDPSVTYVSCGGEGDARRAHTQENGEPPICYGSSWNFVLPADPTPAPRRRSEVFVSQGREPRTYRPGDEVHFAATITGFLGAAADTTTDWHVLWQVLGQTNGQWKGPSMALIVADGRLALSGGNGHPEHGEGNSYQWNRLITPYRDGTPYRIEIDSRLDAEDGWVTVRLDGETVLDRYRPRTAEGKRLGTVYPGQDELTERYGLYRGSDAKPPAYAQMVRQDVVEE; this is translated from the coding sequence ATGAGCGATCCCTCGGTGACTTATGTCTCATGCGGTGGCGAAGGGGACGCGCGTCGTGCCCACACCCAAGAGAACGGTGAGCCCCCGATCTGCTACGGCTCGTCATGGAATTTCGTTCTCCCGGCGGACCCGACGCCGGCGCCCCGCAGGCGCAGTGAGGTCTTCGTCTCCCAGGGCCGCGAGCCGCGAACGTATCGCCCCGGTGACGAGGTGCACTTCGCTGCGACCATCACCGGCTTCCTCGGTGCGGCTGCGGATACCACGACTGATTGGCATGTGCTCTGGCAGGTGCTCGGCCAGACCAATGGGCAGTGGAAGGGCCCGTCAATGGCGCTCATCGTTGCCGACGGGCGGCTGGCGCTCAGCGGCGGCAACGGGCACCCAGAACACGGCGAGGGCAACTCCTACCAGTGGAACCGGCTGATCACCCCTTACCGCGACGGAACCCCATACCGGATTGAGATTGACTCCCGGTTGGACGCCGAGGACGGCTGGGTCACCGTGCGACTGGACGGCGAGACGGTGCTTGACCGCTACCGACCCCGCACCGCTGAAGGCAAACGGTTGGGGACGGTCTACCCGGGGCAGGACGAACTCACCGAGCGGTACGGCCTGTACCGCGGAAGCGACGCCAAGCCCCCCGCTTACGCCCAGATGGTGCGCCAGGACGTCGTCGAGGAGTAG